The following coding sequences are from one Microbacterium sp. SORGH_AS_0969 window:
- a CDS encoding ABC transporter permease has product MTTTDIVTIATRPRLERQPVRRLLARPEIGALVAALAVMFFFSVYTPNFMTLAGAGVWLESGSTFGIMAVAVALLMIGGEFDLSAGVMTGFTALIVGILTTHYGLNIWLAVLISLAAALAIGALNGLVVMKTGLPSFIVTLGTFFVLAGADLAVTKLITGQVAIQGMTKVPFYDSIQPLFGASIRIGDGTFYVSVLWWVLVTAVATWVLLRTRAGNWIFAVGGQLNSSRQVGVPILKTKIGLFMTTAGAAWLVGMISLFRTSTVQANTGVGQEFIYIICAVVGGCLLTGGFGSAIGAALGALIYGMVFQGITFAQWDTNWLRTFLGAMLLLAVLLNHFVRLRAGGTK; this is encoded by the coding sequence ATGACGACGACCGACATCGTGACAATCGCCACACGCCCCCGCCTCGAGCGGCAGCCCGTGCGGCGCCTGCTCGCCCGCCCCGAGATCGGAGCACTGGTCGCGGCCCTGGCCGTCATGTTCTTCTTCTCGGTCTACACCCCCAACTTCATGACCCTCGCCGGTGCCGGCGTGTGGCTGGAGTCGGGCTCGACGTTCGGCATCATGGCCGTCGCCGTCGCCCTGCTGATGATCGGCGGGGAGTTCGACCTCTCCGCCGGTGTCATGACCGGTTTCACCGCGCTGATCGTCGGCATCCTCACCACGCACTACGGCCTGAACATCTGGCTCGCCGTGCTGATCTCGCTCGCCGCCGCCCTGGCCATCGGCGCTCTCAACGGACTCGTCGTGATGAAGACCGGCCTTCCGAGCTTCATCGTGACCCTCGGCACGTTCTTCGTCCTCGCCGGCGCCGACCTCGCCGTGACCAAGCTCATCACCGGTCAGGTCGCGATCCAGGGCATGACCAAGGTGCCGTTCTACGACAGCATCCAGCCCCTGTTCGGCGCCTCGATCCGCATCGGCGACGGCACGTTCTACGTCTCGGTGCTGTGGTGGGTCCTCGTGACCGCGGTCGCCACCTGGGTGCTGCTGCGCACCCGCGCCGGCAACTGGATCTTCGCCGTCGGCGGCCAGCTCAACTCGTCGCGCCAGGTCGGCGTCCCCATCCTCAAGACGAAGATCGGGCTGTTCATGACCACCGCCGGTGCGGCGTGGCTGGTCGGCATGATCTCGCTGTTCCGCACCTCGACGGTGCAGGCCAACACCGGTGTCGGACAGGAGTTCATCTACATCATCTGCGCCGTCGTCGGCGGCTGCCTGCTCACCGGTGGGTTCGGTTCGGCGATCGGTGCCGCCCTCGGCGCGCTCATCTACGGCATGGTCTTCCAGGGCATCACCTTCGCTCAGTGGGACACCAACTGGCTGCGCACCTTCCTCGGGGCGATGCTGCTGCTGGCCGTGCTGCTCAACCACTTCGTGCGTCTGCGCGCGGGAGGGACGAAATGA
- a CDS encoding sugar ABC transporter substrate-binding protein, whose product MKKRLIGTLALAASVALALTACSGTGQEPVNNGSDGAATTTAKKDLTYAVITHSGPGDSFWDRVKSGAEAAGGDYGVTVTYNADPDPAKQSQLIDNAVAQGVNGIVVSMANPDGLKTSVEAAVAAGIPVVTINSGIDRYAEFGAFTHIGQTESVAGKAVGERLSKEGLKKGLCVIQEAGNVGLEERCAAATQAFSGQMENLQVDGTNDAEVKATIKAKLQADPSIDTVLTLGGQYAIDAVGAVEESGSSAKIGTFDLSEDVVSDIEAGKILFAVDQQPYVQGFLGVTALYLKSTNGNEIGGGQPVYSGPAFVTKDNAAEVAKFAANGTR is encoded by the coding sequence ATGAAGAAGCGCTTGATCGGCACCCTCGCCCTGGCGGCCTCTGTTGCGCTGGCACTGACCGCCTGCTCCGGGACAGGGCAGGAACCTGTGAACAACGGCAGCGACGGAGCTGCCACCACCACCGCCAAGAAAGACCTGACCTACGCCGTCATCACCCACTCGGGCCCCGGCGACAGCTTCTGGGACCGCGTGAAGTCCGGCGCCGAAGCCGCCGGCGGCGACTACGGCGTCACCGTCACCTACAACGCCGACCCCGACCCCGCCAAGCAGTCCCAGCTCATCGACAACGCCGTCGCGCAGGGGGTGAACGGCATCGTCGTCTCGATGGCCAACCCCGACGGTCTGAAGACGAGCGTCGAAGCGGCGGTGGCCGCCGGCATCCCCGTCGTCACCATCAACTCCGGCATCGACCGCTACGCCGAGTTCGGGGCCTTCACGCACATCGGCCAGACCGAGAGCGTCGCGGGCAAGGCCGTGGGCGAGCGTCTCAGCAAGGAGGGCCTGAAGAAGGGCCTCTGCGTCATCCAGGAGGCGGGAAACGTCGGACTCGAGGAGCGCTGCGCCGCCGCCACCCAGGCGTTCTCGGGCCAGATGGAGAACCTCCAGGTCGACGGCACCAACGACGCCGAGGTGAAGGCCACCATCAAGGCCAAGCTCCAGGCCGACCCCTCGATCGACACCGTCCTCACCCTCGGCGGCCAGTACGCCATCGACGCCGTCGGCGCGGTCGAAGAGTCGGGCAGTTCCGCCAAGATCGGCACCTTCGACCTCTCCGAGGACGTCGTCAGCGACATCGAGGCCGGCAAGATCCTCTTCGCCGTCGACCAGCAGCCCTACGTGCAGGGCTTCCTCGGCGTCACCGCGCTCTACCTGAAGAGCACGAACGGCAACGAGATCGGCGGCGGACAGCCCGTCTACTCGGGTCCCGCGTTCGTCACGAAGGACAACGCCGCCGAGGTCGCCAAGTTCGCGGCCAACGGCACCCGCTGA
- a CDS encoding Gfo/Idh/MocA family protein: protein MSESGHIGVGLISAGWMGRLHSRAYRAVPTHFPEIGAHPRLVVAADPDERGRAHARDVLGYAAAVSDYREVLADPAVDVVSICSPNFLHHEMALAAVAAGKPFWIEKPMGRSLAESREIAEAAEAAGLVTSVGFNYRHAPAVARARELVRSGALGTITNVRVSFLADYSADPLGVLTWRFLREKAGSGVMGDLLSHGVDLAQFVVGRIAAVSAAKETFIRRRPLPSAGAVSHFASGSADAETGEVENEDYAAVIGRFDSGAVGVFDASRVAVGARAEYRLEVYGTRGSIRWNFERLNELEHADSVHGYRRIMAEPGFGAFNRFQPGAGTSMGFDDFKTIEAALFLESVRTGRQLAPSAADGWAAAAIVDAAEESVADSRWHDVPEVTATTTYDA from the coding sequence ATGAGCGAGTCCGGACACATCGGAGTGGGACTGATCTCGGCGGGGTGGATGGGGCGCCTGCATTCCCGCGCGTATCGCGCGGTGCCCACGCACTTCCCCGAGATCGGAGCGCACCCGCGCCTGGTCGTGGCCGCCGACCCCGACGAACGCGGCCGCGCGCACGCCCGTGACGTGCTCGGCTATGCCGCCGCGGTCAGCGACTACCGCGAGGTTCTCGCCGACCCCGCTGTCGATGTCGTGTCGATCTGCTCGCCCAACTTCCTCCACCACGAGATGGCCCTGGCCGCGGTCGCCGCCGGCAAGCCGTTCTGGATCGAGAAGCCCATGGGGCGCTCCCTCGCCGAGTCGCGCGAGATCGCCGAGGCGGCCGAGGCCGCCGGGCTGGTGACCTCCGTCGGCTTCAACTACCGACACGCGCCGGCCGTGGCCCGCGCGCGCGAGCTCGTCCGCTCCGGGGCACTCGGCACGATCACGAACGTGCGCGTGTCGTTCCTCGCCGACTACTCCGCCGACCCCCTGGGCGTCCTGACCTGGCGCTTCCTGCGCGAGAAGGCGGGCTCGGGCGTCATGGGCGACCTGCTCTCGCACGGCGTCGACCTCGCCCAGTTCGTCGTGGGCCGCATCGCCGCGGTCTCGGCGGCGAAGGAGACCTTCATCCGCCGCCGCCCCCTCCCTTCCGCGGGCGCGGTGAGCCATTTCGCGTCGGGGAGCGCGGATGCCGAGACGGGCGAGGTCGAGAACGAGGACTACGCCGCCGTCATCGGTCGCTTCGACTCGGGAGCGGTGGGCGTGTTCGACGCGAGCCGCGTCGCCGTCGGTGCCCGCGCCGAGTACCGCCTCGAGGTGTATGGCACGCGCGGCTCGATCCGCTGGAACTTCGAGCGGCTGAACGAGCTCGAGCACGCCGACTCGGTGCACGGCTACCGGCGCATCATGGCCGAGCCCGGGTTCGGGGCGTTCAACCGCTTCCAACCGGGAGCGGGGACGTCGATGGGCTTCGACGACTTCAAGACCATCGAGGCGGCACTCTTCCTCGAGTCGGTCCGCACCGGCCGGCAGCTCGCCCCCTCGGCCGCCGACGGCTGGGCGGCGGCGGCCATCGTCGACGCAGCCGAGGAGAGCGTGGCAGACAGCCGATGGCATGACGTGCCCGAGGTGACCGCGACGACGACCTACGACGCATGA
- a CDS encoding TIM barrel protein: MGGPRPTATVGVPASPAGYRLAASAEMLFVDLPFVERVARLHERGFEVEIWDWSTKHLPALAATGAVFSSMTGYLRGDLVTDDGIAELLRTAELSLRAADVIDAPRLNLHGTGLDATGQPVRPGADMLPVQWEVATQTLGRLAEMGERAGRVFTLENLNLEVDHPGTPFARAADTFALVRAVDSPAMRMNLDLYHAQIGEGNLIELVRRCLPWVGEIQVADVPGRCEPGTGEIRYEAIAAELCRLGYDGVIGLEGWASADPDRALDAFRAAFSA; this comes from the coding sequence ATGGGCGGGCCGCGCCCGACGGCCACCGTCGGGGTTCCGGCATCGCCGGCGGGGTACCGCCTCGCGGCATCCGCGGAGATGCTCTTCGTCGACCTGCCGTTCGTGGAGCGCGTGGCGCGTCTGCACGAACGCGGGTTCGAGGTCGAGATCTGGGACTGGAGCACGAAGCACCTCCCCGCCCTCGCGGCGACGGGCGCCGTGTTCTCGTCGATGACCGGGTACCTGCGCGGCGACCTCGTCACCGACGACGGCATCGCCGAGCTGCTGCGCACGGCCGAGCTGTCGCTGCGCGCCGCCGACGTGATCGATGCGCCCCGGCTGAACCTGCACGGAACGGGATTGGATGCCACGGGACAGCCCGTGCGTCCGGGCGCCGACATGTTGCCGGTGCAGTGGGAGGTGGCCACGCAGACGCTCGGCCGTCTTGCCGAGATGGGCGAACGCGCGGGCCGCGTGTTCACGCTCGAGAACCTCAACCTCGAGGTCGATCACCCCGGCACGCCGTTCGCGCGCGCCGCGGACACCTTCGCGCTCGTGCGCGCCGTCGACTCGCCGGCGATGCGGATGAACCTCGACCTGTACCACGCGCAGATCGGCGAGGGGAACCTGATCGAGCTCGTGCGGCGCTGCCTGCCGTGGGTGGGGGAGATCCAGGTCGCCGACGTGCCCGGTCGCTGCGAGCCCGGGACGGGCGAGATCCGCTACGAAGCGATCGCGGCCGAACTGTGCCGCCTCGGGTACGACGGCGTGATCGGCCTGGAGGGGTGGGCCAGCGCCGATCCGGACCGGGCGCTGGACGCCTTCCGCGCGGCGTTCTCGGCCTGA
- the iolG gene encoding inositol 2-dehydrogenase has product MTSSPLRFGLIGTGRIGQVHAASIAADPDATLAWVADPFVEGARSIAAQFGGEATDTADDLFVPGRVDAILVASPTPTHVDLIARSVEAGLPVLCEKPIDLDIARVEALRSTVAASGVPVALGFNRRFDPAFAEARARLAAGEIGELEQLTIISRDPAAPPASYIAVSGGIFRDMTIHDFDMARFFLGDIVEVQATGSTTFDPGAREHGDFDTAVTVLRAAGGAVATIINSRHSTVGYDQRIEVFGSTGTLDVGNQGTSLVRVSNTAGVDTHRPFESAMVTRYTPSYRAELREFIALARGGASTSPTFDDGRAALLLADAAQRSAEERVVVAVDLS; this is encoded by the coding sequence GTGACCTCTTCGCCCCTCCGCTTCGGACTCATCGGTACCGGCCGCATCGGCCAGGTGCACGCCGCCAGCATCGCCGCCGACCCCGATGCGACCCTCGCGTGGGTGGCCGACCCCTTCGTCGAGGGCGCGCGCAGCATCGCCGCGCAGTTCGGCGGTGAGGCCACCGACACCGCCGACGACCTGTTCGTGCCCGGACGTGTCGACGCGATCCTCGTCGCCTCGCCCACCCCCACGCACGTCGACCTCATCGCGCGCTCCGTCGAGGCGGGGCTGCCCGTGCTGTGCGAGAAGCCGATCGACCTCGACATCGCGCGCGTCGAGGCGCTGCGCTCGACCGTCGCGGCGTCGGGCGTCCCCGTGGCCCTGGGCTTCAACCGGCGCTTCGACCCGGCGTTCGCCGAGGCGCGGGCGCGGCTCGCCGCGGGCGAGATCGGCGAGCTCGAGCAGCTGACCATCATCAGCCGCGACCCGGCTGCGCCCCCCGCGTCGTACATCGCGGTGTCGGGCGGGATCTTCCGCGACATGACGATCCACGACTTCGACATGGCCCGCTTCTTCCTCGGCGACATCGTCGAGGTGCAGGCCACCGGCTCCACCACTTTCGACCCCGGTGCCCGCGAGCACGGCGACTTCGACACGGCCGTGACGGTCCTGCGGGCGGCGGGCGGCGCGGTCGCCACGATCATCAATTCCCGGCACAGCACGGTCGGCTACGACCAGCGCATCGAGGTCTTCGGCAGCACGGGCACGCTCGACGTCGGCAACCAGGGCACGAGCCTCGTGCGGGTCTCGAACACCGCGGGCGTCGACACGCACCGCCCCTTCGAGTCGGCGATGGTCACGCGCTACACGCCCTCGTACCGCGCCGAGCTGCGCGAGTTCATCGCGCTCGCCCGCGGCGGGGCGTCGACCAGCCCCACCTTCGATGACGGCCGTGCGGCACTGCTGCTCGCCGACGCCGCGCAGCGCTCCGCCGAAGAGCGCGTCGTCGTCGCGGTCGATCTGAGCTGA